A region from the Benincasa hispida cultivar B227 chromosome 12, ASM972705v1, whole genome shotgun sequence genome encodes:
- the LOC120068020 gene encoding uncharacterized protein LOC120068020 isoform X1, translated as MKPTKQQQQQTNQQYAAAAASTNFTFDLSNVNFSSFDTPNPLANFTAHTHDLEAPPHSNNSTDNFVQPRKQRIENLEQRINLYRTALEGDWKNAQSILVNNKSLLTASITRDKETALHIAAGAKHSGFVEELVKQMSKEEVALKNRHGNTALCFAAASGVVKIAEVMVNKNKHLPLIRGFGDVTPLFMAVSYKCKPMASYLFSVTQLIELTSEEQIELLIATIHSDYFDISLKILELNPSLATMKDTKNNNETALHVMARKPSAIDSGDRLNFWKNCITFVQGISNKEEEMKTVARQLVESLWKHAVFEFPQKELLSFIRHPSRLLHDAASVGNVEFLVLLIRRYPDIVWEEDADGKSIFHVAVENRLEDVFNLIYEIGGLKDFSAKYRTTVKGKYNILHLAAKLAAPNHLDRVSGAALQMQRELLWFKEVEKIVLSSQLEAKCEDPLKLTPRELFTKEHKDLRKDGEAWMRNTANSCMLVSTLIATVIFAAAFTVPGGDNSEGTPIFQKRFWFTVFVISDAVALISASSSILVFLSILTSRYSEDDFLHSLPFRLLIGLTSLFISIVCMVVAFSATFFMHYHNNTNTWVPTTVATTTIVPVCCFCVLQFKLWVDIFHNTYLSKFLFRSRQRKLSSSSPLTVFFSSSTTDSSPLPLPNSIICSTPHSARDSASCSQDFSQFTIDWLPTNTINDSN; from the exons GAAAACAAAGAATTGAAAATCTTGAACAAAGGATTAATCTGTATCGAACTGCACTTGAGGGTGATTGGAAAAATGCTCAATCTATTTTGGtgaataataaatcattgtTAACTGCTTCAATAACACGAGACAAGGAGACTGCTTTGCATATTGCCGCTGGAGCCAAGCACAGTGGTTTTGTGGAAGAGCTTGTAAAACAAATGAGCAAAGAGGAAGTTGCTTTGAAAAATAGACATGGAAACACTGCCCTATGCTTTGCTGCTGCTTCAGGAGTTGTAAAAATTGCTGAGGTGATGGTTAATAAGAACAAGCATCTTCCACTTATTCGTGGCTTTGGTGATGTTACTCCTCTTTTCATGGCAGTTTCTTACAAATGCAAACCAATGGCTTCCTACCTATTTTCTGTCACTCAACTCATCGAGCTAACCTCCGAGGAACAGATCGAGCTTCTTATTGCCACCATACATAGTGACTATTTTG atataagtttgaaaattttggaattGAATCCAAGCTTGGCCACCATGAAAGACACAAAAAACAATAACGAGACAGCATTGCATGTCATGGCTAGAAAACCGTCAGCAATCGATAGTGGAGATCGGCTAAACTTTTGGAAAAACTGTATCACTT TCGTGCAAGGGATCTCCAataaagaagaagagatgaagacAGTAGCCCGTCAATTAGTTGAATCATTATGGAAACATGCTGTATTTGAGTTTCCacaaaaagagttgttgagcTTCATTAGACATCCCTCAAGATTGCTTCATGATGCCGCAAGTGTAGGAAATGTTGAGTTTTTGGTTTTACTCATTCGTAGATATCCAGATATTGTATGGGAAGAAGACGCTGATGGTAAAAGTATATTTCATGTAGCAGTTGAGAATCGACTTGAGGATGTGTTCAATCTAATATATGAGATTGGTGGGCTGAAGGACTTTTCTGCAAAATATAGAACCACTGTTAAAGGAAAGTATAATATTCTACATCTGGCTGCAAAACTGGCTGCTCCTAACCATCTCGATAGGGTCTCAGGAGCAGCCCTTCAAATGCAACGTGAATTACTTTGGTTTAAG GAAGTAGAGAAGATAGTCCTGTCGTCCCAACTGGAGGCCAAATGTGAGGATCCTCTAAAGTTGACACCGCGCGAGTTATTCACTAAAGAGCACAAAGATCTTCGTAAAGATGGCGAGGCGTGGATGAGAAACACAGCAAACTCTTGCATGCTTGTATCAACTTTAATTGCCACAGTAATATTTGCAGCAGCCTTCACAGTTCCTGGTGGTGATAATAGTGAAGGCACTCCTATATTTCAAAAGAGGTTTTGGTTCACTGTGTTTGTTATATCAGATGCAGTTGCTTTGATCTCAGCCTCAAGTTCAATTTTGGTTTTCTTGTCGATCCTAACGTCACGCTATTCAGAAGATGATTTCTTGCATTCACTGCCCTTTAGATTGCTCATCGGACTCACTTCGTTGTTCATCTCCATTGTGTGCATGGTGGTGGCCTTTAGTGCAACCTTCTTTATGCATTACCACAATAATACAAATACGTGGGTTCCTACCACAGTGGCTACAACAACGATTGTTCCAGTTTGCTGCTTTTGCGTGCTTCAGTTTAAACTATGGGTCGATATATTTCACAACACTTATTTGTCTAAGTTTCTTTTCAGGTCCCGTCAGCGTAAATTGTCCTCATCATCTCCTCTCACGGTTTTTTTCTCATCATCTACCACTGACTCTTCCCCTTTGCCCTTACCCAACTCTATTATCTGCTCTACGCCTCATTCTGCACGTGATTCTGCATCTTGTTCGCAGGATTTCAGCCAATTTACTATAGACTGGTTACCGACCAACACCATTAACGACTCTAATTAA